The sequence below is a genomic window from Humulus lupulus chromosome 3, drHumLupu1.1, whole genome shotgun sequence.
TGATGTTTTTGGTTACAAACCAGAAATTATAGAGGAGTGACCTAATAACATATGTCATCTATTACATCTGTTATAGTTCAGTAAAAAGGCTATTGCCTAAACCCGATTACATAAAACTAAACAGATACAAAAACTTAGGCTATTGCATAAAACAGATATGttgattacaaaaaaaaaaattgtccatCTGGTTTTACTGTTGCTGAGATTGTTGTGGTTTGGTTTGTGAGGTTGAACCACCTTGTTCAGCCTCCCTTGCTTGTTGCTTAGCTCTTCTAATGTTTCTTTTCACAATTGATGGGGTTGGATTTGTCTTCGGTGGCCTTCCCATTATTTTTCCTTTAACATTCTGCATGAGTATGAAAGGTAATAACATTAGTAGCCCCTCTATTTTGCTTCAATAGATTGCTACAACTGTAGCAATTAGAAGCAGTAAGATACCATATTTCAGATTACATATCTGATTACTAAACCAAATTACAAGCAATAATTTCATACCAACTTAACATACAAACCAGATTTCACCATATTTtaacataattaaacatttaTACCTGATCCTTTACTGGATTCTTACAAGAACGCTTTGAGTGCCCTACTGACCCACAATTGCTACAATGGTTAGGCTGGCCTACACTACTTGCTTTAGTTGCAGTGGCTGGTGGAGGCTCATCTGTTTCCCTCCTTCGAGATTTTTTTGGCCTCCTAGGCAACACGGTTTCTGATGGTGGGTATATGGAATTTTGGCCTACATCTGGCCATTTATCAAGTGAGGGCATTGGTTCTATGATGCCAATGTATTGAGCCAAAAGGGTGTCCTTCTTATAAGCAACATCAACGAAGCCCATGATATTGAGATTACCACTCCATATGGCAGATAAGGCATGCCCACATGGTATCTCAGAGAGTTGGAAAAGTCTGCAAGTGCAGACCTTCTCAACCAGATTCAAAGAAAAATAATCGAAGTCTTTATACTGCACCTGGAACCTATGAGCATCAGCCCTCGTGCATTGACAATCCCTAGCAACTAATTTATTCTTTTCTCTCACTTTCATGATCCTTTTCCCCACAGGCTGCACCCATTTTCTTACACTCTCTCGTTTCACATAGTACCTATTCATCAACCAATACCTAATTTTCTCAAGCAAAGTGATAATGGGCTTCTCTCTTGCATCCAATATTGCAGCGTTGAAGCTTTCACAGAGGTTGTTCAATAGCATGTCGCATTTAACATCGGTTTTGAAATGACTTTTGGACCATTCAGAGGGACTTTTCTTCATTAGCCAATCAAAGGCCTTCTCATTAACACCCTTCAGTTCAGCCATCTTTCTCTTGAATTCTTCAGGTGTGGATGCTCGCACACATGCCCATAATATTTGTAATAGCAATAAACCAGGGAACTCCTTCTTGAAGTTAGAATGTAAATGCCTCACGCAGAATCTGATCTCTGCACCTTCAAAGAGAGTGGACAAGGAATTTGATAAGCCTTTCTGCCTATAACTGATCATTGTAAAATTTCTATGATCTACCTCACACAAATCCTCCTCCAGTAGAGTCAGAAACCATGTCCATGTTTCAGTGTTTTCCTTTTCACATATTGCATAAGGAACTGGGAACATAGAGTTCTCAGCATCAATACCAACAGCTGGAAGTAGTATCCCTTTGCAATACCCCTTTAAAAAACATCCATCCAAGCCAACCAAAGGCCTACAAGACTTAAAGcaatctttacatgcttttaagcATATGTAGACCCTCTCAAACACCCTCTTATCAACCACCATATTGCTTTTAATAATGGTAGTGCTGCCTGGCATCAATTTCATTAGTTGTTTGCAATAATCATCAAGCACTCCATATTGCTCAGCCACAGATCCCTCAAGCATTAGCCGAGCCTTATTCTTTGCAGCATAAAATATGTGTCTACTAGTGTGAGAAAACTTACTGTTTGAAGTGAGTTCCTTGAATTTTGCATAGTGCATGTTTGGGTTCACTCTGAATTGGGGTAAGAAGTGTTTTTCCAACCAAGGTGTAACGCCGTGGATAGCCAGGACcactacattgtgtacttataaaagtgcaagacttgctaatcaagtcattaatttaaaaacgtgtcactaaacatgtctgagctagggttaaaaaggttttggtctcaaaagtttcattttatataattaagcagttatatgcatgggatcccaaaagtaacagagtttaaaagttggattacagactcccaaaaatacagtcaactgtcagccatactcaggaaaaatgaacaatttctgggtctcaCGTCCCCGCCTaaacctcaaccatggcggccgagcagctggccatgtacattccgctcgcagagctctcctacTCAAGGCTGATCAAAtttgccattgcctttacctgcaccacgtagcacccgtgagccaaggcccagcaagaaaacatgatgtgcaacacaagcagtaataacagataataaactcactaagcattaactctcatcatataatccacattaCTCATTCAGAAtaaattcagaatcatggatgcaatcaaacacttataacactctcatatcacataataatcagggccgacaacttaggccgcaccctctgtttaccccactgactccggcccgcttaaaccgatctcagtgcatattaagttgtccttggctaccagtggccaagtcgcgccctgtgcgctagtgtaacccttggcactcttaggccgttggttcactaattagcttgcatggcataataccatcttttcaagcatacataatagggaacccttagtcccatcacagatattcaaccaggtgcagttttcttacttttgatctttgtagttttggattacgagcaacgctcctcaaacacgatccgttcccgagacTAAACTTTTATCTCCTAGTCaaaaccaaggtatagggttccattaatattcaaataagggtttccagatacaaaactaacttccagatatccgaattccaccaagcacagtggtgaaatcaatcccgagcattctagactacattcccatgcctaagatccccaaatgttcaagtgtgaacccaagggctgcagcccttgaagcttagccgtggccctatcctcaaaacagaaccaagggcaaGCCTAAAAGAAGACACGCAttgcggcccttgccttgggcgccgcgacgctcacccttggccgagccctcctggctcatcttcatcctagggccgtagcgctctagaacagagctgcgacccttcccttcgtgcccagaaaaaccaccattaccaacatctaaacctcatctaaagccatcccaaagctcttcaattcaaaaccctttaatcacaacacttttatcatgattctaacaacacatcccaacagaaattcaactcaaaaatccactagaatcccatttccaatttctgaaactcaagaacctcaaacactaaaaccaaccatacaaactcagattaaaacctctaaattacgaattgagacttacctcttctgctgaaccacttctccaagCCAAATCCAAGCTAATTCCTAAGCTTTTCCTCCTTAATTCTActcttaaacatcaaaaccacaattacctcaatacccagccaaaacccagaatttctaaccacagaaaaggaaactcagtgcttaccttagtcctAATTAATTTCTtgattgattcttgagctaagcctctaaatcactcctgAATTCCTCTGAGTTCCCAGCTCAAATTCCAGCAAATTTCCTTTGTTTCCTTCTtaagttttccttgagagagtaTAGAGAGCAAGGCTGAGAATAAAGGTCGATTTTATTTTctgtctactgttttctatttCTTTAGCCTAATCTTATCCcattaagtcaatcctgaggctcggggtgccggaaacgtccccgagggcaaaacggtaaaattccccaatattcccgcctagacttcctaacctcaaatatatctccatatatttattttcataacctgatagtctaaataaccacccgatacctaaaatactcccgacttatccaaagtcaactattaagccctgttgtgacttttccctgctatctagccctaggatcgcctcgagtcgtgctctgcaaacctacccacataataatgtggttctcacattaccatatatatatcacattaataccaatacAATCATACAatcattattaatcatataattatgcatttaaatcaatatattcatgcaaaccatatttaacccaattatgccctcccagcacactaatcaagacccttaagcctcattagcgaatttggggtcgttacacaagGTGCATCCACCAGCTTGCTATTCAACCTAATCCTGTAGCTGTGTTCATCCACCAAGGTGTTAATCTGAAATGTCAAATTATCTCTCTTTAGGACTCGAGCATACAAAGACCACCCACAGCCTGTGGCCTTACAAATAGCCTTTAACTTTGTATGATTATTGAAGAGGTAGTTGAATTCTCTGTATTTGCTTATGAAGTGTTCCTTTAGAGCTTCTCTAAGCTGTTCAACACTTGCAAATTCCAACCCAACAATAAACTTGAAATCAGCCCATTCATCAATAGGTACAAATTTCCTTCTACTTCTCCTAGGAATAAGCTCATCATCATAACTGTTTAGGCTGTTTAGATCTTCCTCATCTTCGTATCCATCTGAAATTTCCCCATCTACTTGAGTGTATACTTCATTCACAGTGCTCCACCATTGACTTGTTGGTGTTATGTTGTTCTCTTGCTGCCTAACTTCCTCTTCATCTAGGGCATATTCTGGTTCCATAAAGTAACCTTCATTGGGCTGAGGTATATTAGGCCTCGATGACTGACCTAAATCACCAACTTCTTGGGCTTCTGATAGGGCCCCATGCTGACCATGGCCCAAATTCTCCACTTGTGTATCCACTGGCTCTTCCATATCATCACCATCATCCTCACCATAATCCTCATTAGCAACATCTTCATAAACAACCTCCCTAGTTTCATGCTCATTAGGAATATTAGAATCACTAACATACACACTCACACAACTATAACCCCATAACTGCATATCATCAAACATCTCCAGTACATCTTTATCACTGCAAAACTTTTACCATCTTTTATTGCTTGATTTTTTTGATACAAACCAGAAATTAAATGGAAGTTGGTATCCAAGCTCTTTCACCAATCTTTCCATGTCCAATAGACCAAAGAGGCCATACTCACAACCATCAAAAAAGGACACACGTCCACCCTCATATTTTCTATCCCCATCAATATTTGACCATGTTCTCCCATGATGCACCACTAAAGTTAACATTCCAGAATTTATTCCTATCCATTTAAAACAAAAACCAATGTCAAAATTTATCTAGGTTAGTCAAACATTAATGCATTCACCTAACTTTGACTATTACACATAAAACAAAaccaattaaaaacaaaaaaaaaaactaaataaataaataaaaccacaAACACCCAAAACAGAATATGTGGGACATAACAACATCTACTTTTGTTTAGTTTTGGGATAGCACACCAAAGCATCTGATGCTACAAACcatgaaaataacaaaaaaatatgtGTCTACTAGTGTGGGGCAGCACACCAAAGCATCCCATCAAATAGAGCTTCGACAAAAACAAAATAGAACATAAAAACTTACCATATCTGGGACCAGGCTCTGAAGCAAGCCTCCACGGCATCGTCAGGAGAAGTCACTGTCGAAATGGGTTAGGTGGTGGTTGGAACAGCTCGAGTTTCAAACTCAGGCAAAGTTACCATCGAAATGGTGAAGGTGGTGGTCGGTCGGAACACTTAGAGGGTTTCAGACACAACTTTGGGTATTTTGGGTTCCTATCGTGTTACAAAAGGAAAGCtaccatttatttattttcatttgtttTAGGAAATACTTTTAATTTCATTATTTTGGAAATAGATTTAAATAAAGGTTCTGAATTATCTGGTGTGTACACATGTACACCCAGATGACACCAACGGAGGAAACCAAACGGAACTAAACGTAATAACACTTTTTGGTAATATGGatactattgccactaaaaataaacattgagtTTATgtcgcgtacaaaacccaaactttgggtacttttgccactattATCCCTAAACAAAACAAAGcttaaaagaaataaattatCAAACACATACAAAGTAGTAATGTATATGCAAACCAAAAAAATATGAACAATGAAATGGCATAAATTAATCAAAGAATAGAGAAGGAGAGACACAAAGATTATCCTGGTTCAGTCACCAATATAGTGACCTAATCGAGCTCTTCCCAATCTGGGAGTTCCGTTTTGTATTCAGTTAGTTACAGACACCAATATTCTCGAGTACACCTCCGAGCTACTCCAATGGAGTTGTCTTCAACACCTCTGTTCTAATCTCAAGAACAAAGTCTCTCACATACAACTCCTTTACTTGCTCATGTAAACACACTCTATCTCTCTCTATCAATACAAACAGATGACTCTCTCTCAAGCTGGTTGTTACTCATATTTATAAGGAGAGTAACAGAACCAGTTACAAGAGTCGACTAGTAACAGAAAAATAGATGAGTAGGTGAACTCTAACTAACTAACAATCTAACTGTTTAACAATCTTTTTGTGGATTACAAATACTACAAATTCTTCCTTAATTCATAATAAGATGAGAAAAAAAGGGAAACTAGTTGGGAAGGAATCCAGTTTATTAGCTTGCTCCAAAATTCATCAGCTCTAAACAAAGTTGAAACTTGCTAATACTTAACACTTTGGTTCCAATATCTGCGGGGTTCTCATCACTTGCAACCTTTTCAAGTTCAATTTCTCCACTCTCTATCTTGTCTCTTATCCAAAACAATCTCATGTATATATGTTTGGATCTTTCATGGTAAACTGGATTTTTACTCAAATATATAGCAGATTGACTATCTCAGTATATCACTGCTTTGTCTTCTGTCATTTGAATTTCTCTAAGAAATTCCTTTATCTAAATTACTTATTTGAAGGCTTTAGCTGTTGCAATAAACTCAACTTCTGTGGTGGAGAGTCCCACTACGAGTTGGAG
It includes:
- the LOC133825070 gene encoding uncharacterized protein LOC133825070; protein product: MRLFWIRDKIESGEIELEKVASDENPADIGTKVLRINSGMLTLVVHHGRTWSNIDGDRKYEGGRVSFFDGCEYGLFGLLDMERLVKELGYQLPFNFCDKDVLEMFDDMQLWGYSCVSVYVSDSNIPNEHETREVVYEDVANEDYGEDDGDDMEEPVDTQVENLGHGQHGALSEAQEVGDLGQSSRPNIPQPNEGYFMEPEYALDEEEVRQQENNITPTSQWWSTVNEVYTQVDGEISDGYEDEEDLNSLNSYDDELIPRRSRRKFVPIDEWADFKFIVGLEFASVEQLREALKEHFISKYREFNYLFNNHTKLKAICKATGCGWSLYARVLKRDNLTFQINTLVDEHSYRIRLNSKLVDAPCELTSNSKFSHTSRHIFYAAKNKARLMLEGSVAEQYGVLDDYCKQLMKLMPGSTTIIKSNMVVDKRVFERVYICLKACKDCFKSCRPLVGLDGCFLKGYCKGILLPAVGIDAENSMFPVPYAICEKENTETWTWFLTLLEEDLCEVDHRNFTMISYRQKGLSNSLSTLFEGAEIRFCVRHLHSNFKKEFPGLLLLQILWACVRASTPEEFKRKMAELKGVNEKAFDWLMKKSPSEWSKSHFKTDVKCDMLLNNLCESFNAAILDAREKPIITLLEKIRYWLMNRYYVKRESVRKWVQPVGKRIMKVREKNKLVARDCQCTRADAHRFQVQYKDFDYFSLNLVEKVCTCRLFQLSEIPCGHALSAIWSGNLNIMGFVDVAYKKDTLLAQYIGIIEPMPSLDKWPDVGQNSIYPPSETVLPRRPKKSRRRETDEPPPATATKASSVGQPNHCSNCGSVGHSKRSCKNPVKDQNVKGKIMGRPPKTNPTPSIVKRNIRRAKQQAREAEQGGSTSQTKPQQSQQQ